One Edaphobacter flagellatus genomic region harbors:
- a CDS encoding energy transducer TonB, which yields MPCLGRLGYCIVLAVSVMGSAQTPAPPANDTAVQAAQTVIGKSLFLRNFYSNNELKYDADGRIQGSPGVTDWTLAAVDVQRVERKGPAELELDGVRVAVRYNPDAHEFQRHPQKEAAVHIVLADPKSAKGVENALGAIFSYGIDPALQRSMPEYWRHYFDPSQGWPNDGLGGQTIYLLFGQAGEPKDVTPPKPEHMAEPKFTAAAERDKVQGSVVMRVVVDATGTPRRVWLAAPLGYGLDQQAVDAVMKWKFTPAMRNGTAVPAGVLVEQKFVLQPAPPRR from the coding sequence TTGCCCTGCCTGGGACGGCTTGGTTACTGTATTGTGCTTGCGGTATCGGTTATGGGGTCGGCTCAGACTCCCGCCCCGCCGGCGAATGATACGGCCGTGCAAGCGGCGCAGACTGTTATTGGCAAGTCATTGTTTTTACGCAACTTCTACTCCAATAACGAATTGAAATATGACGCGGATGGAAGGATTCAGGGGAGTCCCGGGGTAACGGACTGGACGCTGGCTGCGGTGGATGTGCAGCGGGTGGAGCGTAAGGGTCCAGCTGAGCTGGAGCTGGACGGCGTCAGGGTGGCGGTCCGCTATAACCCGGATGCCCATGAATTTCAGCGGCACCCACAAAAGGAGGCGGCGGTGCACATCGTGCTGGCCGATCCTAAGAGCGCGAAGGGCGTTGAGAACGCTTTGGGGGCGATCTTTTCCTACGGGATCGATCCTGCGTTGCAGAGATCCATGCCGGAGTATTGGAGGCATTACTTCGACCCCTCGCAGGGATGGCCGAATGATGGTCTGGGCGGGCAGACGATCTACCTGCTGTTTGGGCAGGCGGGCGAGCCGAAGGATGTAACGCCTCCAAAGCCTGAGCATATGGCAGAGCCGAAGTTTACGGCTGCGGCGGAGCGGGACAAGGTGCAGGGCTCGGTGGTGATGCGCGTGGTGGTGGATGCGACAGGAACGCCGAGGCGCGTGTGGCTGGCAGCTCCGCTGGGTTATGGGCTGGATCAGCAGGCTGTCGATGCGGTAATGAAGTGGAAGTTTACACCGGCGATGCGAAACGGCACGGCTGTACCGGCGGGCGTGCTGGTGGAGCAGAAGTTTGTGCTGCAGCCTGCTCCACCACGGCGTTAA
- the rpsI gene encoding 30S ribosomal protein S9: MADLVQYYGTGRRKSSIARVFLRPGSGKFSVNKKDVDVYFVTAQQRAAAKRSLGIQDIGETFDVITTVRGGGVMGQADAVKLGIARALMQFNPELRKALKSEGLVTRDSRAKERKKYGQKGARARFQFSKR; this comes from the coding sequence ATGGCAGATCTCGTCCAGTACTATGGCACCGGCCGCCGCAAGAGCTCGATCGCGCGCGTCTTCCTGCGCCCGGGTAGCGGCAAATTCTCCGTCAACAAGAAGGACGTTGACGTTTACTTCGTTACGGCGCAGCAGCGCGCTGCCGCCAAGCGTTCGCTCGGCATCCAGGACATCGGAGAGACCTTCGACGTCATCACCACCGTTCGCGGTGGCGGCGTCATGGGCCAGGCCGATGCCGTCAAGCTCGGCATTGCGCGTGCGTTGATGCAGTTCAACCCTGAGCTCCGCAAGGCGCTCAAGAGCGAAGGCCTCGTGACCCGTGATTCGCGCGCCAAGGAGCGCAAGAAGTACGGTCAGAAGGGCGCCCGCGCTCGCTTCCAGTTCTCGAAGCGCTAG
- a CDS encoding ABC transporter permease: MNKLVVGNLVHRPLRSLISALAIAIEVIMILSITAILLGKIDGFKARQNGIGMDMIVRPSATNNFIGMSAAGASIKVADILAKIPHVAVAAPVNVHLTNSLDSIYGIDYKSFNDLLPFSYISGTSFQGPNDVIIDDYAAPGKKVGDSIKILDHDFRICGIVEHGKGGRKFIPIETMGALTESEGKASMFYLRTEQPPKYQEDIRKAILATDGMSQYDVKTADEYLSAISPSRLPYMSTAIKVVVGISLVIGFLVIFQSMYTAVMERTREIGILKSMGASRSYIVALVLRETAVIAAIGIVLGVVSSFALSFILEARFPTLDFVINLPWVWKAVVIAFVGALLGALYPAYKAASKDPIDALAYE, translated from the coding sequence ATGAATAAGCTCGTCGTCGGTAATCTTGTACATCGTCCTCTCCGTTCGCTCATCAGCGCACTTGCCATCGCCATTGAAGTCATCATGATCCTTTCGATCACGGCGATCCTTCTGGGCAAGATCGACGGCTTTAAGGCTCGCCAGAACGGTATCGGCATGGACATGATCGTCCGCCCCAGCGCAACGAACAACTTTATTGGCATGAGCGCGGCTGGAGCTTCCATCAAGGTTGCCGACATTCTTGCGAAAATCCCACACGTTGCCGTGGCTGCTCCGGTAAACGTACACCTGACCAATTCGCTCGACAGTATTTACGGAATCGACTACAAGAGCTTCAACGATCTGTTGCCGTTCAGCTACATTTCCGGAACCTCTTTTCAGGGCCCGAACGATGTGATCATCGACGACTACGCTGCGCCTGGGAAAAAAGTCGGCGACAGCATCAAGATTCTCGATCACGATTTCCGTATATGCGGCATCGTCGAGCACGGCAAAGGGGGCCGCAAGTTCATTCCCATAGAGACGATGGGAGCGCTCACAGAATCAGAAGGCAAGGCATCGATGTTCTATCTGAGGACGGAGCAGCCGCCGAAGTATCAGGAGGATATTCGGAAAGCCATTCTCGCTACAGATGGAATGAGCCAGTATGACGTCAAAACGGCGGATGAGTATCTCTCTGCAATCTCGCCGTCGCGGCTACCCTATATGAGCACTGCCATCAAGGTCGTCGTCGGCATTTCGCTCGTCATCGGCTTCCTCGTCATCTTCCAGTCCATGTACACCGCTGTCATGGAGCGTACCCGCGAAATTGGTATCCTCAAATCCATGGGAGCTTCGCGCTCCTACATCGTTGCTCTCGTCCTTCGCGAGACTGCCGTAATCGCTGCCATAGGCATCGTTCTTGGCGTGGTCTCAAGCTTTGCGCTGAGCTTCATCCTCGAAGCGCGCTTCCCCACGCTAGACTTCGTTATCAATCTTCCCTGGGTCTGGAAGGCGGTCGTCATCGCTTTTGTTGGAGCTCTTCTCGGTGCGCTCTACCCGGCATATAAAGCCGCCAGTAAAGATCCTATTGACGCGCTGGCTTACGAATAA
- the rpsB gene encoding 30S ribosomal protein S2 produces the protein MATITMKELLEAGVHFGHQTKRWNPKMKEYIFGERNGIYIIDLQKTLKMFKDASKFVTDLTSTGKLILFVGTKRQAQDAVAEEATRAGMPYINSRWLGGLLTNWVTVQKSVKRLQELDDMSTDGRYELLTKKEVIKLERERKHLSTNLAGIKNMKRLPDAIFVIDSNNEAIAVSEARKLGIPVVAVVDTNCDPTVVDYVIPGNDDALRAIRLFTTKIADSAYEGAQMVSERAFADEVSDVQQAEVAPEFVGEEGELNEVQASISAADADEDDNVDLAAVLGGNIRKAPATASADEPDAAIADAGA, from the coding sequence TTGGCTACCATCACAATGAAAGAACTGCTCGAGGCGGGCGTACACTTCGGGCATCAGACCAAGCGCTGGAACCCCAAGATGAAGGAATACATCTTCGGCGAGCGCAACGGAATTTACATCATCGACCTGCAGAAGACGCTCAAGATGTTCAAGGACGCGTCCAAGTTCGTCACCGACCTCACCTCCACCGGGAAGCTCATTCTCTTCGTCGGCACCAAGCGCCAGGCGCAGGATGCCGTGGCCGAAGAAGCGACCCGCGCCGGCATGCCGTACATCAACTCGCGCTGGCTCGGTGGTCTGCTGACCAACTGGGTAACGGTGCAGAAGTCGGTGAAGCGCCTGCAGGAGCTCGACGACATGTCGACCGACGGCCGCTACGAGCTGCTCACCAAGAAGGAAGTCATCAAGCTCGAGCGCGAGCGTAAGCACCTGTCGACGAACCTCGCCGGCATCAAGAACATGAAGCGCCTGCCGGACGCGATCTTTGTCATCGACTCGAACAACGAAGCGATCGCTGTCTCCGAGGCACGCAAGCTCGGTATCCCGGTCGTCGCTGTTGTCGATACGAACTGCGATCCCACCGTGGTCGACTACGTCATCCCCGGCAACGACGATGCTCTCCGTGCCATTCGCCTCTTCACCACGAAGATTGCTGACTCGGCTTACGAGGGAGCGCAGATGGTCTCCGAGCGCGCCTTCGCCGACGAGGTCTCCGATGTGCAGCAGGCTGAGGTTGCTCCCGAGTTTGTCGGTGAGGAAGGCGAGCTGAACGAGGTTCAGGCCTCCATCTCCGCTGCCGACGCCGACGAAGACGACAACGTCGATCTCGCTGCCGTTCTTGGCGGCAATATCCGCAAGGCGCCAGCCACCGCCTCGGCCGACGAGCCCGACGCAGCCATCGCCGACGCAGGAGCCTAA
- the rplM gene encoding 50S ribosomal protein L13, which translates to MSTRIPSANEIQRKWFVLDASGKTLGRLATQAANVLSGKLNPLYTPYIDTGDHVVIINAEKIVLTGLKADQKLYRRYTGFPGGLREESFVDLLKRRPEAVVEQAVKGMLPKSKLGRQMATKLKVYKGDKHPHLAQKPEPLEATA; encoded by the coding sequence ATGTCCACCAGGATTCCGAGCGCGAATGAGATTCAGCGCAAGTGGTTTGTCCTCGACGCCAGCGGCAAGACGCTTGGCCGCCTCGCCACGCAGGCAGCCAATGTGCTGTCCGGCAAGCTCAACCCGCTCTACACGCCCTACATCGATACCGGCGATCACGTCGTGATCATCAACGCCGAGAAGATCGTCCTCACGGGCCTCAAGGCCGACCAGAAGCTCTATCGCCGCTACACCGGTTTCCCCGGTGGTCTTCGCGAAGAGTCGTTCGTCGACCTGTTGAAGCGCCGTCCCGAGGCTGTTGTCGAGCAGGCCGTCAAGGGCATGCTGCCCAAGTCGAAGCTCGGTCGCCAGATGGCTACCAAGCTCAAGGTCTACAAGGGCGACAAGCATCCGCACCTGGCCCAGAAGCCTGAGCCGCTCGAGGCAACAGCCTAA
- the tsf gene encoding translation elongation factor Ts — MSETAVKIDAKLVKELREKSGAPMGDCLKALQEAKGDMEEAFVVLRKRGMASAAKKASRTTNEGSVGTYIHAGGKIGVLVELNCESDFVARTPDFQELLRDIAMHIAAADPRYVRREDVTPADIEREKEIYRAQAASSGKPANIIEKMLEGKMSKFYEEVCLVDQPFIKDQAQTIAQIISARVAKLGENISVRRFARFKVGDPNWTVATTAQTASEEASA, encoded by the coding sequence ATGTCTGAGACTGCCGTAAAGATCGATGCGAAACTCGTCAAGGAACTCCGCGAGAAGTCCGGCGCCCCTATGGGCGACTGCCTGAAGGCGCTGCAGGAGGCTAAGGGCGACATGGAGGAGGCGTTCGTCGTCCTCCGCAAGCGCGGCATGGCATCGGCTGCGAAGAAGGCTTCGCGTACCACCAACGAGGGCTCCGTCGGCACCTACATCCACGCCGGTGGCAAGATCGGCGTCCTCGTCGAGCTCAACTGCGAATCCGACTTCGTCGCCCGCACGCCCGACTTCCAGGAGCTGCTCCGCGACATCGCCATGCATATTGCAGCTGCTGATCCGCGCTACGTGCGCCGCGAAGACGTCACGCCCGCCGACATCGAGCGCGAGAAGGAGATCTATCGTGCACAGGCTGCCTCTTCCGGCAAGCCGGCCAACATCATCGAGAAGATGCTCGAGGGCAAGATGAGCAAGTTCTACGAAGAGGTCTGCCTCGTCGACCAGCCGTTCATCAAAGATCAGGCACAGACCATCGCGCAGATCATCTCTGCCCGCGTCGCCAAGCTCGGTGAGAACATCAGTGTCCGCCGCTTCGCACGCTTCAAGGTAGGCGACCCAAACTGGACCGTCGCCACCACCGCCCAGACCGCCTCGGAGGAGGCTTCAGCATAG
- a CDS encoding glycosyltransferase family 2 protein produces MRPSVVILTFNSSDSLPATLASVKAITDDIHIVDSGSTDQTIALAQAAGAAVSHHPFENYGAQRNWAIDNLDTRYKWQLHLDADERLTPQLQQEIAALPEDSSLSGYFLPRLLQFMGRVLHHGGMNPTWHMRLFIKGQGRCEAREYDQHFICTGPTQRLKHAMIDDIRMSLSEWTYRHNRWSDAEVREMLLEQEGSVDGRIQGKLSGNPIERKRFLRSFYTNAPAFTRPFALFFYRYFLCLGFLDGKEGFIFYVLQTFWFRFLVDAKLYEARQKR; encoded by the coding sequence GTGCGTCCTTCTGTCGTCATCCTCACCTTCAACTCCAGCGACTCTCTTCCGGCCACGCTTGCCAGCGTCAAGGCCATCACCGACGACATTCACATCGTCGACTCCGGCTCAACCGATCAGACCATCGCCCTCGCTCAGGCTGCCGGAGCCGCCGTCTCCCATCATCCGTTTGAGAACTACGGCGCGCAGCGCAACTGGGCCATCGACAATCTCGACACCCGTTACAAGTGGCAGCTCCATCTCGACGCCGATGAGCGCCTCACCCCTCAGCTCCAGCAGGAGATCGCCGCACTCCCCGAAGATTCCAGCCTGTCTGGCTACTTTCTCCCGCGCCTGCTTCAATTCATGGGCCGCGTTCTCCACCACGGCGGCATGAACCCCACCTGGCACATGCGTCTCTTCATCAAAGGCCAGGGCCGCTGCGAGGCGCGCGAATACGATCAGCACTTCATCTGCACCGGGCCAACACAGCGCCTCAAACACGCGATGATCGACGACATCCGCATGTCGCTCTCCGAGTGGACCTACCGTCACAATCGCTGGTCCGATGCCGAGGTGCGCGAGATGCTGCTCGAGCAGGAGGGAAGTGTTGACGGCCGCATTCAGGGCAAGCTCTCCGGCAATCCCATCGAGCGCAAGCGCTTCCTGCGAAGCTTCTACACCAACGCTCCCGCCTTCACGCGTCCCTTCGCGCTCTTCTTCTACCGTTATTTTCTCTGTCTCGGTTTTCTCGACGGCAAAGAAGGATTCATCTTCTATGTCTTGCAAACCTTTTGGTTCCGCTTTCTCGTCGATGCCAAGCTCTATGAGGCGCGTCAGAAGCGTTAA